One genomic segment of Natranaeroarchaeum aerophilus includes these proteins:
- a CDS encoding Single-stranded DNA binding protein translates to MTVEERAEELASDLGVDKEEVTEDLENLVAYSVPIDEAVQSLRRKYGGTSDSTGTHSIESIDEITTADGSVTVTARVLSVGKRSIRYQGDDQTIFEGTLADESGRIDYTAWQDFGLSAGDTLTIGNAGVREWDGKPELNLGEGTSVAVEEDPLDVPYEIGGDADLVDIETGDRGVNVEVQVAEVERRTIDGRDGETDILSGVLADETGQLPFTDWDPHPDLETEGNSVRVENAYVREYRGVPSINVSEFSTVTALDRTVEVSDTGTRLAIGEAVDAGGVYDVEVTGHVLSVREGSGLIQRCPECDRVVQNGQCRTHGEVDAYDDLRVKAIVDDGTGTLTAVLDAEITEEIYGGGLEDAREQAREAMDQTVVADSIREGIVGREFRIRGHLSVDEYGANLDASEFAEVDDEPKSRATALLTEVRG, encoded by the coding sequence ATGACGGTAGAAGAACGTGCCGAGGAGCTCGCCTCCGACCTCGGTGTTGACAAAGAGGAGGTCACAGAGGACCTGGAGAACCTTGTCGCCTACAGCGTGCCGATCGACGAGGCCGTACAGAGCCTGCGGCGCAAGTACGGCGGCACCAGTGACTCCACGGGAACACACTCGATTGAGAGCATCGACGAGATCACGACCGCGGACGGGAGCGTCACCGTCACCGCGCGCGTGCTGTCGGTCGGCAAGCGCTCGATCCGGTATCAGGGCGACGACCAGACAATTTTTGAGGGGACGCTCGCCGACGAGTCCGGTCGAATCGACTACACCGCATGGCAGGACTTCGGGCTCTCGGCCGGGGACACGCTCACGATCGGCAATGCGGGCGTTCGCGAGTGGGACGGAAAACCGGAGCTCAACCTCGGCGAGGGGACGAGCGTTGCCGTCGAAGAGGACCCGCTTGATGTGCCCTACGAGATCGGCGGCGATGCCGACCTCGTCGACATCGAGACGGGCGACCGCGGCGTCAACGTCGAAGTGCAGGTGGCAGAGGTCGAACGCCGGACGATCGACGGTCGCGATGGCGAAACGGACATCCTCAGCGGCGTGCTCGCGGACGAGACGGGACAGCTCCCCTTCACCGACTGGGATCCCCATCCCGACCTCGAAACCGAGGGGAACTCGGTCAGAGTCGAGAACGCCTACGTCCGCGAGTACCGTGGCGTCCCCTCGATCAACGTCTCGGAGTTCTCAACAGTTACAGCACTCGACCGGACGGTCGAGGTGAGCGACACAGGGACCCGACTGGCGATCGGCGAGGCCGTCGACGCGGGCGGCGTCTACGACGTCGAAGTGACCGGTCACGTCCTCTCGGTCCGGGAGGGCTCCGGACTGATCCAGCGCTGTCCGGAGTGCGATCGAGTGGTTCAAAACGGCCAGTGTCGCACCCACGGCGAGGTCGACGCCTACGACGACCTGCGGGTGAAAGCGATCGTCGACGACGGGACTGGTACGCTGACCGCGGTGCTCGACGCCGAAATCACCGAGGAGATCTACGGCGGCGGGCTGGAAGACGCCCGCGAGCAGGCCCGCGAGGCGATGGATCAGACCGTCGTCGCCGACTCGATCCGCGAGGGGATCGTGGGCCGCGAGTTCCGCATCCGCGGGCACCTCTCGGTCGACGAGTACGGCGCGAACCTCGACGCCTCGGAGTTCGCCGAAGTCGACGACGAGCCGAAATCACGTGCAACCGCCCTGCTCACGGAGGTGCGCGGATGA
- a CDS encoding NYN domain-containing protein, translating to MVDRLRALQDRISAVDNADRVRVGLFVDGPNVLRDEFDVDLDDVRDAAAEFGQLGVTRLYLDEHATPGLIQAAEARGYEVVITSGDVDVKLAIDAAETAVRDEIDVLVIASRDTDFKPVLETAGRNGIRTVAIAPGTHGRSDALRNAANDAVLLGE from the coding sequence ATGGTTGATCGGTTACGTGCCCTGCAGGACCGGATCTCGGCGGTCGACAACGCCGACCGCGTTCGGGTCGGACTGTTCGTGGACGGTCCGAACGTGCTCCGCGACGAGTTCGATGTCGACCTCGACGATGTCCGGGACGCCGCCGCGGAGTTCGGACAGCTGGGCGTCACGCGCCTCTATCTCGACGAACACGCCACGCCGGGACTGATTCAGGCCGCCGAAGCGCGGGGCTACGAGGTCGTCATCACGAGCGGGGACGTCGACGTCAAGCTCGCCATCGACGCCGCCGAGACGGCAGTCCGCGACGAGATCGACGTGCTGGTGATCGCCTCGCGCGATACTGACTTCAAGCCGGTGCTGGAGACGGCGGGCCGGAACGGCATCCGTACCGTGGCGATCGCTCCTGGGACGCACGGCAGATCTGATGCGCTGCGGAACGCGGCGAACGACGCAGTATTGCTTGGAGAGTGA
- a CDS encoding rubrerythrin-like domain-containing protein, with protein MVRSDPYTPSSAYYECTECLSRTTEEITGNCPECGGVVRNIAVARE; from the coding sequence ATGGTTCGATCCGATCCGTACACGCCCTCGTCGGCGTACTACGAGTGTACCGAGTGTCTGAGCAGAACAACCGAGGAGATCACCGGCAACTGTCCGGAGTGTGGCGGCGTCGTCCGCAACATCGCAGTCGCCCGGGAGTAG
- the gcvPA gene encoding aminomethyl-transferring glycine dehydrogenase subunit GcvPA has translation MTRSGGSPYAPHTDAETAAMLADIGVEAEADLFDIPEGVGFDGAFGIDSRSEREVRTEVERMLGRNDDMVELLGRGHYDTYVPSLVDHLSQRAEFLTSYTQYQPEVSQGFLQVLFEYQSMLAELTGLGVANCSMYDAATALGETATLADRIRSTTGQRVLVPAHLRSGKRGVLDNYVAGTDLHVETYPMDDGCVDVDALAELAEDDVVLVYAESPTVRGVIEERLDSIAEIADDHDALFALGSDPVSLSVLEEPASVGADVVIGDASVLGLPASYGMGLGMFATREEYVRQVPGRLVGASEDAAERRAYTLTLQTREQHIRQERATSNICTNQAWVALRAAIHAAWLGPSGLVETARDSITRTSRLADAVDELSGIDGPVHERHHIREFVARTERPAADLVDALADRGYAVHGVDDHEIQLCVNDLAEDDLDGFVAAVAEVIEG, from the coding sequence GTGACCCGCTCCGGTGGAAGCCCGTACGCGCCCCACACCGACGCCGAGACTGCGGCGATGCTGGCCGACATCGGTGTCGAGGCGGAGGCCGACCTGTTCGATATCCCCGAGGGGGTCGGCTTCGACGGTGCGTTCGGGATCGATTCACGCAGTGAACGAGAAGTACGAACGGAGGTCGAACGGATGCTCGGCCGCAACGACGACATGGTCGAGTTGCTCGGCCGCGGCCACTACGATACGTACGTCCCCTCGCTGGTCGATCACCTCTCCCAGCGTGCCGAGTTTCTGACGTCGTACACCCAGTACCAGCCCGAGGTCTCGCAGGGGTTTCTGCAGGTCCTGTTCGAGTACCAGTCGATGCTGGCCGAACTCACCGGGCTCGGAGTCGCGAACTGCTCGATGTACGACGCGGCGACGGCGCTTGGCGAAACGGCGACGCTGGCCGATCGGATTAGATCGACGACCGGCCAGCGCGTGCTCGTGCCCGCTCATCTCCGCTCGGGCAAACGTGGGGTGCTGGACAACTACGTCGCCGGAACTGACCTGCACGTCGAAACGTATCCGATGGACGACGGCTGTGTCGACGTCGACGCGCTGGCCGAACTGGCCGAAGACGACGTCGTCCTCGTCTACGCGGAGAGCCCGACGGTTCGGGGCGTGATCGAGGAACGACTGGATTCCATCGCCGAAATCGCGGACGACCACGACGCCCTCTTTGCGCTCGGCTCCGATCCGGTCTCGCTCTCGGTGCTCGAAGAGCCCGCCAGTGTCGGTGCGGACGTCGTAATCGGCGACGCGAGCGTCCTCGGTCTCCCGGCGAGCTACGGAATGGGACTGGGGATGTTCGCCACCCGCGAGGAGTACGTCCGGCAGGTACCGGGCCGGCTCGTCGGCGCGAGCGAGGACGCCGCGGAGCGACGGGCGTACACGCTGACGCTTCAGACCCGCGAGCAGCATATCCGCCAGGAACGGGCGACGAGCAACATCTGCACGAACCAGGCGTGGGTCGCGCTCCGGGCGGCCATCCACGCGGCGTGGCTCGGCCCGAGTGGCCTCGTCGAGACGGCCCGAGATTCGATCACTCGGACCAGCCGTCTCGCCGATGCCGTCGACGAGCTATCGGGGATCGACGGACCCGTTCACGAGCGTCATCACATCCGGGAGTTCGTCGCCCGAACGGAGCGACCAGCGGCCGACCTCGTCGACGCGCTTGCCGATCGGGGCTATGCGGTTCACGGGGTCGACGACCACGAAATACAGCTGTGCGTGAACGATCTCGCCGAGGACGATCTCGACGGCTTCGTCGCCGCCGTTGCCGAGGTGATCGAGGGATGA
- a CDS encoding metallophosphoesterase, whose protein sequence is MATVEPIPGEAAAIADIDGEPALVIADVHAGIESALRTERGLSLDSQAEARRERIERLLAETGATRLIVLGDLMHSIGGPGGAERGEIEVLLESLPAVDVTLVKGNHDGEIESWIEDVTVTDGGGIRLGSVGFAHGHTWPDPDVLAADIVCVAHEHPQVRLEDEVGGSRAERVWLRGGLEGSVFEDRYDAPVGASELIVVPAFNDLVGGTWVNTNDDFLAPFLPDALVHGQAYLLDGTRLGPFDEI, encoded by the coding sequence ATGGCGACTGTCGAGCCGATCCCCGGCGAGGCCGCTGCAATCGCCGATATCGACGGCGAGCCCGCACTGGTCATCGCGGACGTCCACGCGGGCATCGAATCCGCGCTCCGGACGGAACGGGGACTGTCACTGGACAGCCAGGCGGAAGCGCGCCGCGAGCGGATCGAGCGACTGCTCGCCGAGACCGGCGCGACGCGCCTGATCGTCCTCGGCGACCTGATGCACTCGATCGGCGGCCCCGGTGGCGCGGAGCGGGGAGAAATCGAGGTGCTACTCGAATCGCTCCCCGCGGTCGACGTCACGCTCGTCAAGGGAAACCACGACGGCGAGATCGAGTCGTGGATCGAGGATGTCACGGTCACCGACGGCGGCGGCATCCGACTCGGATCAGTTGGCTTCGCACACGGTCACACCTGGCCCGACCCTGACGTCCTCGCGGCGGATATCGTCTGTGTGGCTCACGAGCATCCACAGGTCCGGCTGGAAGACGAGGTCGGCGGCAGCCGCGCCGAGCGCGTCTGGTTGCGCGGAGGGCTGGAGGGGAGCGTCTTCGAGGACCGGTACGACGCGCCGGTCGGGGCGTCCGAGCTGATCGTCGTTCCCGCGTTCAACGACCTCGTCGGCGGCACGTGGGTCAACACGAACGACGACTTTCTCGCACCCTTCCTCCCCGACGCGCTGGTCCATGGACAGGCATATCTGCTGGACGGCACGCGGCTCGGGCCGTTCGACGAGATTTGA
- a CDS encoding CAP domain-containing protein gives MSTPLLTTLFRVLIAPLTVLARLVAVVFGLLIGLVKALLAVLVLSVLVVAALQVGGVGVDLGPIEDVPIPGSDDEVAPGDPNTSTYGFDDGEVNSTAVEREIHDRVNERRTARGLDPLEWDSTVASVSRAHSKDMADREYFSHTTPEGDGPHDRYREVGSGCYAYGENIAMSWAGQPVDVDGETVTYTTNEELAEGLVTQWMESPSHRENMLHDRWESGGVGVYVTDDGQVFATHNFCRGLGL, from the coding sequence ATGTCCACCCCCTTGCTCACGACGCTGTTTCGGGTGCTGATCGCGCCGCTAACAGTACTGGCCAGGCTGGTCGCAGTAGTGTTCGGCCTGCTGATCGGGCTGGTAAAGGCCCTGCTCGCCGTTCTCGTCCTGTCAGTTCTCGTCGTCGCCGCCCTGCAGGTCGGCGGCGTCGGCGTCGATCTCGGTCCCATCGAGGACGTGCCGATTCCGGGAAGCGACGACGAGGTCGCGCCCGGTGATCCGAACACCTCTACTTACGGCTTCGACGACGGCGAGGTCAACAGTACGGCCGTCGAACGCGAGATCCACGACCGGGTAAACGAGCGCCGGACTGCTCGTGGACTCGACCCGCTGGAGTGGGACTCGACCGTCGCGTCAGTCTCCCGTGCCCACAGCAAGGACATGGCTGACAGGGAGTACTTCTCGCATACGACGCCGGAGGGCGACGGGCCTCACGACCGTTACCGCGAGGTGGGAAGCGGCTGTTATGCCTACGGCGAGAACATCGCGATGTCGTGGGCAGGCCAGCCGGTCGATGTCGACGGTGAGACCGTCACCTACACGACGAATGAGGAACTGGCGGAGGGACTCGTCACCCAGTGGATGGAGTCACCGAGCCATCGTGAGAACATGCTCCACGACCGCTGGGAATCCGGCGGTGTCGGCGTCTACGTCACCGACGACGGGCAGGTGTTCGCCACGCACAACTTCTGTCGCGGCCTCGGGCTGTGA
- the gcvT gene encoding glycine cleavage system aminomethyltransferase GcvT translates to MSLRLPPLAAVHQDRAAKLTDFGGWEMPVEFDSIRTEHEAVRKSAGIFDVSHMSEIEVSGPDATTLMQRLTSNDVTALSPGDAQYSMITDEAGLIIDDTVVYRLPEGDRAVAPDGDGARYLFVPNAGHDELMVDRWVDHRDELGLDASVTNRTEEYAMVALQGPDASDALAAVASGDVRNLSPFEATYTSVAGVDALVSRTGYTGEDGYEILAPWDDAETVWSAFDCQPCGLGARDTLRIEAGFLLSGQDFDYEDDPRNPYEAGVGFSVKLDTEFVGRDALEGVHEEGSDQKFVGLRLIDRGVPRHGYPITTPDGETIGTVTSGTMSPTLDEPIGLGYVDREHAAVGSTVRVEIRGQPKKARIEPTNLLDEYR, encoded by the coding sequence ATGTCGCTACGCCTGCCGCCGCTCGCGGCGGTACACCAGGATCGGGCCGCCAAACTCACCGACTTCGGCGGCTGGGAGATGCCCGTCGAGTTCGACTCGATCCGGACCGAACACGAGGCCGTCCGGAAGTCGGCCGGGATCTTCGATGTCTCGCACATGAGCGAGATCGAAGTAAGTGGGCCGGACGCCACCACGTTGATGCAACGGCTCACCTCGAACGACGTCACCGCCCTCTCGCCGGGTGACGCCCAGTACTCGATGATCACCGACGAGGCCGGGCTGATAATCGACGACACGGTGGTCTACCGGCTCCCCGAGGGCGACCGTGCGGTCGCCCCGGATGGCGACGGCGCCCGGTATCTGTTCGTCCCGAACGCCGGCCACGACGAACTCATGGTCGACCGATGGGTCGACCACCGCGACGAGTTGGGTCTCGATGCGAGCGTTACGAACCGCACCGAGGAGTACGCGATGGTCGCCCTGCAGGGGCCCGACGCGTCGGACGCGCTCGCGGCAGTCGCCTCGGGCGACGTCCGGAACCTCTCGCCGTTCGAGGCCACGTACACCTCCGTCGCGGGCGTCGACGCGCTCGTCTCGCGGACGGGCTACACCGGCGAGGACGGCTACGAGATTCTCGCGCCGTGGGACGACGCAGAGACAGTCTGGTCGGCCTTCGACTGTCAGCCCTGTGGACTCGGCGCGCGGGACACGCTCCGGATCGAAGCCGGATTCTTGCTCTCGGGCCAGGACTTCGACTACGAGGATGACCCACGCAACCCCTACGAGGCGGGCGTCGGCTTCAGCGTCAAACTCGACACCGAGTTCGTCGGGCGTGACGCGCTCGAAGGCGTTCACGAGGAGGGATCGGACCAGAAGTTCGTGGGTCTGCGCCTGATCGACCGGGGCGTCCCGCGTCACGGCTATCCGATCACGACGCCCGACGGCGAGACGATCGGCACCGTGACGAGCGGGACGATGAGCCCGACGCTCGACGAACCAATCGGACTGGGCTACGTTGACCGCGAGCACGCCGCGGTCGGGTCGACCGTGCGCGTCGAAATCCGCGGCCAGCCGAAAAAGGCAAGGATCGAACCCACGAACCTACTCGACGAATACAGATGA
- a CDS encoding S66 family peptidase has product MPEFVTPPPMEPGDRVAVLAPSSGSARDAPHVFELGLERLREVFGLEPVVYPTARQGDDFLAANPRARAADTHAAVRNPEITGIVATIGGSDQLRVLKHLDPDVLRATPTRFFGMSDNTNLGLYLWNQGIVSYNGAQLMNELAIPGELPAYTERYCRRAFFEESMGDLAPSEEWTDEPTTWWTDPSQMDESPTYEPNPGWRWAGAGETVEGRLWGGCRSIVEWQLAANRFLPDADALDGCILGLETAETIPEPEDVGATLMCLGERGLLERFAGVIVGRPPTRSYLTEPPREEREAYRERLYETVIAEVERYNPDAPVVLGVDWGHTTPIAPLPLGGRVRLDPNEERIRFA; this is encoded by the coding sequence ATGCCGGAGTTCGTCACGCCGCCGCCAATGGAACCGGGCGACCGGGTCGCCGTCCTCGCGCCGTCGAGCGGGAGCGCACGCGACGCCCCGCACGTCTTCGAGCTGGGACTCGAACGCCTTCGCGAGGTGTTCGGTCTCGAACCCGTGGTCTACCCGACCGCCAGACAGGGGGACGACTTTCTCGCAGCCAATCCCCGGGCCCGTGCGGCGGACACCCACGCCGCCGTCCGCAACCCGGAGATCACGGGCATCGTCGCGACGATCGGCGGGAGCGACCAGCTACGGGTCCTGAAACACCTCGACCCCGACGTGCTCCGGGCTACCCCGACCCGGTTTTTCGGGATGAGCGACAACACCAATCTCGGGCTTTATCTCTGGAATCAGGGGATCGTCTCGTACAACGGCGCGCAGTTGATGAACGAGCTGGCGATTCCGGGCGAGCTTCCGGCCTACACCGAGCGGTACTGTCGCCGGGCGTTCTTTGAAGAGTCGATGGGCGACCTTGCCCCCAGCGAGGAGTGGACCGACGAACCAACGACGTGGTGGACCGATCCCTCGCAGATGGACGAATCGCCGACCTACGAACCGAATCCGGGCTGGCGCTGGGCTGGCGCGGGTGAGACGGTCGAGGGGCGGCTCTGGGGCGGCTGTCGGTCGATCGTCGAGTGGCAACTGGCGGCCAACCGATTTCTGCCGGACGCCGACGCACTCGACGGCTGCATTCTGGGACTGGAGACCGCCGAGACGATTCCGGAGCCGGAGGATGTCGGCGCGACGCTCATGTGTCTTGGCGAGCGGGGGCTCCTGGAGCGATTCGCAGGGGTAATCGTTGGGCGACCGCCGACGCGGAGCTATCTGACGGAGCCGCCCCGAGAAGAACGGGAGGCGTACCGGGAGCGCCTCTATGAAACAGTTATTGCGGAGGTCGAGCGGTACAACCCGGACGCACCAGTTGTACTTGGCGTCGACTGGGGGCATACGACGCCGATCGCGCCGCTCCCGCTCGGCGGGCGGGTTCGTCTCGATCCGAACGAAGAGAGGATCCGGTTCGCGTAG
- a CDS encoding TatD family hydrolase, with protein sequence MELDTPVLDNHMHLDPDYGRGLDAVDDFARLGGTHLLVVNKPSWHLDVEVNTGEDFREVFERTIAIVEDASELLDGRAWPVLGVHPGLISRLVDDRGFTPEEARDLMQAGLDVAAEIVGDGRALALKSGRPHYEVDDAVWDASNAVMRHAFELGAELDCAVQLHTEGTDDLTEVAEWAEEAGLPAGKVVKHYSGGTLAGPIPSVMSEKDRLRVAAEAGEPFLMETDFVDDPDRPGAVMGPKTVPRRVRWLLEEGYDAAVRTAHVETPRAVYGIDTHNHL encoded by the coding sequence ATGGAACTCGACACGCCGGTGCTGGACAACCACATGCACCTCGATCCCGACTACGGCCGGGGGTTAGACGCCGTCGATGACTTCGCGCGACTCGGCGGGACGCATCTGCTGGTCGTCAACAAGCCCTCCTGGCATCTCGACGTCGAGGTCAACACTGGCGAGGACTTCCGTGAGGTGTTCGAGCGGACGATCGCGATCGTCGAGGACGCGAGCGAGCTACTCGACGGGCGGGCGTGGCCGGTGCTTGGCGTCCACCCGGGGCTGATCTCCCGGCTCGTCGATGACCGAGGATTCACGCCCGAGGAGGCCCGCGATCTCATGCAGGCCGGGCTGGACGTCGCCGCGGAGATCGTTGGCGATGGTCGGGCGCTCGCGCTGAAGTCGGGGCGGCCCCACTACGAGGTCGACGACGCCGTCTGGGACGCCTCGAACGCGGTCATGCGCCATGCCTTCGAGTTGGGCGCTGAGCTAGACTGTGCAGTCCAGTTACACACGGAGGGGACCGACGATCTGACCGAGGTCGCCGAGTGGGCCGAAGAAGCCGGGCTTCCGGCGGGCAAGGTTGTCAAACACTACTCCGGGGGCACACTCGCGGGGCCGATCCCGAGCGTGATGAGCGAGAAAGACCGCCTGCGCGTCGCGGCCGAGGCGGGCGAGCCGTTTCTCATGGAGACCGACTTTGTCGACGATCCCGATCGCCCCGGCGCGGTGATGGGGCCGAAAACCGTCCCACGGCGAGTTCGCTGGCTGCTGGAGGAGGGCTACGACGCGGCAGTAAGGACTGCACACGTCGAGACACCACGGGCGGTGTACGGAATCGATACCCACAACCATTTATAA
- a CDS encoding DUF7342 family protein, producing MDEPAEELRADAGERGELPDFEALTDPEEVISGGRTRDDFFETVLGLDEAAPVSEIADRAGHGVDAAREYLAWFERMGIVTRVTESPATYQRNQAYLDWRRVQRLREEFANDELVDMLAEETERADAYAQSFGVDVPDDVSVTGQASERGESVAGVWEDVAAWRTARRRIRLLERALQTDASDGATERPAV from the coding sequence ATGGACGAGCCAGCCGAGGAGCTACGGGCCGACGCGGGGGAACGCGGTGAACTGCCGGACTTCGAGGCGTTGACCGATCCCGAAGAAGTTATTTCTGGCGGGCGGACCCGCGACGACTTCTTCGAGACAGTGCTCGGACTGGACGAGGCCGCACCAGTGAGCGAGATCGCTGACAGAGCTGGTCACGGTGTCGACGCCGCACGGGAGTATCTGGCGTGGTTCGAGCGCATGGGGATCGTTACGCGTGTCACCGAGTCCCCCGCGACTTACCAGCGGAATCAGGCGTATCTGGACTGGCGTCGTGTTCAGCGACTCCGCGAGGAATTCGCCAACGACGAACTCGTCGACATGCTCGCCGAGGAAACCGAGCGTGCAGACGCGTATGCTCAGTCGTTCGGCGTCGACGTGCCGGACGACGTCTCGGTTACGGGACAGGCGTCCGAGCGAGGAGAGTCAGTAGCGGGGGTCTGGGAGGACGTGGCTGCGTGGCGGACGGCGCGACGGCGGATACGGCTGCTTGAACGGGCACTGCAGACGGACGCGAGTGACGGAGCGACGGAGCGGCCCGCTGTATGA
- the gcvH gene encoding glycine cleavage system protein GcvH encodes MSFETPDDLGYLESHEWARRDGDTVRVGITDFAQDELGDVVFVELPDVGDELDAQAEFGVVESIKAVSDLYAPVGGEVTAVNEDLFSAPELVNDDPYGEGWMLELELSEESDFDDLLSAEEYTEQTE; translated from the coding sequence ATGAGCTTCGAAACTCCCGACGATCTCGGCTATCTGGAATCACACGAATGGGCCCGACGCGACGGTGACACTGTACGGGTCGGCATCACGGACTTCGCACAGGACGAACTCGGCGATGTCGTCTTCGTCGAACTTCCCGACGTCGGCGACGAACTCGACGCCCAGGCGGAGTTCGGCGTCGTCGAGAGCATCAAGGCCGTCTCCGATCTCTACGCTCCGGTCGGCGGCGAGGTCACCGCGGTCAACGAGGACCTGTTCAGCGCGCCCGAGCTCGTCAACGACGATCCGTACGGTGAGGGGTGGATGCTCGAACTTGAACTCTCCGAGGAAAGCGACTTCGACGACCTGCTGTCGGCCGAGGAGTACACCGAACAGACCGAATAG
- a CDS encoding DUF2150 family protein encodes MSAPPNEFYSEERWQNWLDRITDEDLDPEDEDSARLLLNLQDDAAIAVAKVVSAHDDGEIDADTAMDEIEEIREIVLSEVEFDDEEKELLVDDVQTSLVCVFYAAEEYVANGATDDAEIEQYVRAAADAEAEEDIDAALGYLVQAGTMIIDGEELDFSIAEDLEYGLVSTWVNGLDSLQSAMSDPEVVEEEDEA; translated from the coding sequence ATGAGCGCGCCGCCGAACGAGTTCTACTCAGAGGAACGCTGGCAGAACTGGCTCGACCGAATTACCGACGAGGATCTCGATCCCGAAGACGAGGACTCGGCACGACTCCTGCTCAACCTGCAGGACGATGCCGCGATCGCCGTCGCAAAAGTCGTCTCGGCCCACGACGACGGCGAGATCGATGCCGACACGGCGATGGACGAGATCGAGGAGATCCGCGAGATCGTACTGAGCGAGGTCGAGTTCGACGACGAGGAAAAGGAGTTGCTCGTCGACGATGTCCAGACCAGCCTTGTCTGCGTCTTCTACGCTGCCGAGGAGTACGTCGCCAACGGCGCAACTGACGACGCCGAGATCGAACAGTACGTCCGGGCGGCCGCCGACGCGGAGGCCGAAGAGGACATCGACGCGGCGCTTGGCTACCTCGTGCAGGCTGGCACGATGATCATCGACGGCGAGGAACTCGACTTCTCGATTGCCGAAGATCTGGAGTACGGGCTCGTCTCGACGTGGGTGAACGGCCTCGACAGCCTGCAGAGCGCGATGAGCGACCCGGAAGTCGTCGAGGAAGAGGACGAGGCCTGA